A region of Ictalurus furcatus strain D&B chromosome 1, Billie_1.0, whole genome shotgun sequence DNA encodes the following proteins:
- the LOC128607834 gene encoding carcinoembryonic antigen-related cell adhesion molecule 5-like isoform X7 — protein MDLHAVCCSLLLLSCTGVCFGKELLLPEIINTAVGENVVITPIIIPDRPHLSINWIFNEITILYGPPSGITIYPPYTDRVSLDPTTYALELRSLTESDIGTYSLIVQTPTKIFKSKTSLHVFVPPSNVIIVPSKTELVEFSSTVSLVCSASGSFLTFIWLNGSSEVRAGERVQLTDNNSSLTITSGIRYDTGPYQCEASSIYGKARSPPLKLTIYYGPENVAVEADPVRPFYSSGSNLILTCSAESNPAAEFQWAVNGAKLGEMGQEIRLSNIQSSQSGNYTCIAYNKQSLNYSMSEPISITVLEKISGAALTGPTDDLIEDVSSATLSCKANGTIYSAEWMKDNQKLSASDNITFSNDNRSVMISPVSRRDSGEYQCTLSNPFSSDTATYRMTVNFGPDNVIIDGPFAVEEGNKLTLSCRTESTPNASYKWMFNGTLPEVNTAVFTVEQVTSVHTGNYTCIASNPVTRCNASASHVLEVKGTQFTPVFKSNHIFKISLLAHYLIFRTKLHQNHIISILKQTSCITLTLNLVSHQPQHKRNRED, from the exons ATGGATTTACACGCTGTGTGCTGCTCTCTGCTTCTGCTGTCATGTACAG GAGTATGTTTTGGAAAAGAGCTGTTATTACCTGAGATAATAAATACAGCAGTTGGGGAGAATGTGGTGATTACCCCAATCATTATTCCGGATCGCCCACATTTGTCGATCAATTGGATTTTTAATGAGATCACCATTCTTTATGGACCTCCGAGTGGAATTACAATATATCCACCGTACACTGACAGAGTCAGTCTGGACCCCACCACTTATGCTCTGGAGCTCAGGAGCCTGACTGAGAGTGATATTGGAACATATTCTCTGATTGTACAAACTCCGACAAAGATATTCAAAAGTAAAACCTCACTGCATGTGTTTG TGCCACCCTCCAATGTTATCATAGTACCAAGTAAAACAGAGCTGGttgaattcagcagcactgtgagtCTCGTCTGCTCTGCATCTGGCTCCTTTCTTACATTTATTTGGCTGAATGGCAGCTCTGAGGTAAGAGCAGGGGAGCGAGTTCAGCTAACAGACAACAACAGCAGTCTGACCATTACTAGTGGGATCAGATATGACACAGGCCCATACCAGTGTGAAGCATCCAGCATCTACGGCAAAGCAAGGAGTCCTCCATTGAAGCTCACCATTTACT ATGGTCCAGAAAATGTTGCTGTTGAAGCAGATCCAGTGAGACCCTTCTACAGCTCTGGGTCTAACCTCATACTGACCTGCTCAGCTGAGTCCAACCCTGCTGCTGAGTTTCAGTGGGCTGTGAATGGAGCAAAGCTTGGTGAAATGGGCCAAGAGATCAGACTGAGCAACATTCAGAGCAGTCAGAGTGGCAATTACACCTGCATCGCCTATAACAAGCAGAGCCTGAATTACTCCATGTCTGAACCCATCAGCATCACTGTACTAG AAAAAATATCTGGAGCAGCACTTACTGGACCAACAGATGATCTAATAGAAGATGTTTCCTCTGCTACATTATCCTGTAAGGCAAATGGAACCATCTACAGTGCTGAATGGATGAAAGATAATCAGAAACTGTCAGCTAGCGACAACATCACATTCTCGAATGATAACAGATCAGTGATGATCAGTCCGGTGAGTAGAAGAGACAGTGGTGAATACCAGTGTACACTCAGCAACCCCTTCAGCTCTGACACTGCAACATACAGAATGACTGTTAACT TTGGACCAGATAATGTGATAATTGATGGACCATTTGCAGTGGAGGAAGGAAATAAATTGACACTGTCTTGCCGTACTGAATCTACACCAAATGCCTCGTACAAATGGATGTTTAATGGGACTTTACCTGAAGTGAATACAGCTGTATTTACTGTGGAACAGGTCACCTCTGTGCACACTGGAAATTACACCTGCATTGCCTCCAATCCTGTAACCAGATGTAATGCCTCTGCATCCCATGTTTTGGAAGTAAAAG GCACTCAGTTTACACCAGTCTTCAAGAGCAACCACATTTTTAAGATAAGTTTGCTCGCTCATTACTTGATTTTTAGAACAAAGTTGCACCAGAACCATATCATCAGCATACTTAAACAGACCAGCTGTATTACTCTTACTCTTAATTTGGTGTCACATCAGCCACAACACAAGAGAAACAGGGAGGACTGA
- the LOC128607834 gene encoding carcinoembryonic antigen-related cell adhesion molecule 1-like isoform X1 → MDLHAVCCSLLLLSCTGVCFGKELLLPEIINTAVGENVVITPIIIPDRPHLSINWIFNEITILYGPPSGITIYPPYTDRVSLDPTTYALELRSLTESDIGTYSLIVQTPTKIFKSKTSLHVFVPPSNVIIVPSKTELVEFSSTVSLVCSASGSFLTFIWLNGSSEVRAGERVQLTDNNSSLTITSGIRYDTGPYQCEASSIYGKARSPPLKLTIYYGPENVAVEADPVRPFYSSGSNLILTCSAESNPAAEFQWAVNGAKLGEMGQEIRLSNIQSSQSGNYTCIAYNKQSLNYSMSEPISITVLEKISGAALTGPTDDLIEDVSSATLSCKANGTIYSAEWMKDNQKLSASDNITFSNDNRSVMISPVSRRDSGEYQCTLSNPFSSDTATYRMTVNFGPDNVIIDGPFAVEEGNKLTLSCRTESTPNASYKWMFNGTLPEVNTAVFTVEQVTSVHTGNYTCIASNPVTRCNASASHVLEVKEKVSMGGGRDSLSAGAIAGIGSGVLLGVAGIAGLIICFIKRKMRIERTSRGNKQNRDLNLIKHLWDVLHKQVQSMEASPCNLQDLKDLLLTSWCQIPQHTFRGLVESIPRSVRAVLVAQQHKLKNSMSGTIQTSAIFGTIKGSKE, encoded by the exons ATGGATTTACACGCTGTGTGCTGCTCTCTGCTTCTGCTGTCATGTACAG GAGTATGTTTTGGAAAAGAGCTGTTATTACCTGAGATAATAAATACAGCAGTTGGGGAGAATGTGGTGATTACCCCAATCATTATTCCGGATCGCCCACATTTGTCGATCAATTGGATTTTTAATGAGATCACCATTCTTTATGGACCTCCGAGTGGAATTACAATATATCCACCGTACACTGACAGAGTCAGTCTGGACCCCACCACTTATGCTCTGGAGCTCAGGAGCCTGACTGAGAGTGATATTGGAACATATTCTCTGATTGTACAAACTCCGACAAAGATATTCAAAAGTAAAACCTCACTGCATGTGTTTG TGCCACCCTCCAATGTTATCATAGTACCAAGTAAAACAGAGCTGGttgaattcagcagcactgtgagtCTCGTCTGCTCTGCATCTGGCTCCTTTCTTACATTTATTTGGCTGAATGGCAGCTCTGAGGTAAGAGCAGGGGAGCGAGTTCAGCTAACAGACAACAACAGCAGTCTGACCATTACTAGTGGGATCAGATATGACACAGGCCCATACCAGTGTGAAGCATCCAGCATCTACGGCAAAGCAAGGAGTCCTCCATTGAAGCTCACCATTTACT ATGGTCCAGAAAATGTTGCTGTTGAAGCAGATCCAGTGAGACCCTTCTACAGCTCTGGGTCTAACCTCATACTGACCTGCTCAGCTGAGTCCAACCCTGCTGCTGAGTTTCAGTGGGCTGTGAATGGAGCAAAGCTTGGTGAAATGGGCCAAGAGATCAGACTGAGCAACATTCAGAGCAGTCAGAGTGGCAATTACACCTGCATCGCCTATAACAAGCAGAGCCTGAATTACTCCATGTCTGAACCCATCAGCATCACTGTACTAG AAAAAATATCTGGAGCAGCACTTACTGGACCAACAGATGATCTAATAGAAGATGTTTCCTCTGCTACATTATCCTGTAAGGCAAATGGAACCATCTACAGTGCTGAATGGATGAAAGATAATCAGAAACTGTCAGCTAGCGACAACATCACATTCTCGAATGATAACAGATCAGTGATGATCAGTCCGGTGAGTAGAAGAGACAGTGGTGAATACCAGTGTACACTCAGCAACCCCTTCAGCTCTGACACTGCAACATACAGAATGACTGTTAACT TTGGACCAGATAATGTGATAATTGATGGACCATTTGCAGTGGAGGAAGGAAATAAATTGACACTGTCTTGCCGTACTGAATCTACACCAAATGCCTCGTACAAATGGATGTTTAATGGGACTTTACCTGAAGTGAATACAGCTGTATTTACTGTGGAACAGGTCACCTCTGTGCACACTGGAAATTACACCTGCATTGCCTCCAATCCTGTAACCAGATGTAATGCCTCTGCATCCCATGTTTTGGAAGTAAAAG AAAAAGTCTCTATGGGTGGAGGTAGAGATTCACTGTCTGCAGGAGCTATAGCTGGGATTGGTTCTGGAGTTTTATTGGGTGTTGCTGGAATTGCTGGTTTGATTATCTGCTTTATTAAGCGCAAAATGAG GATAGAAAGAACCTCCAGAGGAAATAAGCAAAATCGAG atctcaatctgatcaagcatctgtgggatgtgctgcacaaacaagtccaatcaaTGGAGGCttcaccttgcaacttacaggacttaaaggatctgctgctgacgtcttggtgccagataccacagcacaccttcagaggtcttgtggagtccattcCTCGAtcggtcagagctgttttggtggcacaa CAACACAAACTGAAGAACAGCAT GAGTGGTACTATCCAGACGTCAGCCATCTTCGGTACAATCAAAGGCAGCAAGGAATAG
- the LOC128607834 gene encoding carcinoembryonic antigen-related cell adhesion molecule 5-like isoform X2, producing the protein MDLHAVCCSLLLLSCTGVCFGKELLLPEIINTAVGENVVITPIIIPDRPHLSINWIFNEITILYGPPSGITIYPPYTDRVSLDPTTYALELRSLTESDIGTYSLIVQTPTKIFKSKTSLHVFVPPSNVIIVPSKTELVEFSSTVSLVCSASGSFLTFIWLNGSSEVRAGERVQLTDNNSSLTITSGIRYDTGPYQCEASSIYGKARSPPLKLTIYYGPENVAVEADPVRPFYSSGSNLILTCSAESNPAAEFQWAVNGAKLGEMGQEIRLSNIQSSQSGNYTCIAYNKQSLNYSMSEPISITVLEKISGAALTGPTDDLIEDVSSATLSCKANGTIYSAEWMKDNQKLSASDNITFSNDNRSVMISPVSRRDSGEYQCTLSNPFSSDTATYRMTVNFGPDNVIIDGPFAVEEGNKLTLSCRTESTPNASYKWMFNGTLPEVNTAVFTVEQVTSVHTGNYTCIASNPVTRCNASASHVLEVKEKVSMGGGRDSLSAGAIAGIGSGVLLGVAGIAGLIICFIKRKMRIERTSRGNKQNRDLNLIKHLWDVLHKQVQSMEASPCNLQDLKDLLLTSWCQIPQHTFRGLVESIPRSVRAVLVAQQHKLKNSIQQHLILSHKSFMLM; encoded by the exons ATGGATTTACACGCTGTGTGCTGCTCTCTGCTTCTGCTGTCATGTACAG GAGTATGTTTTGGAAAAGAGCTGTTATTACCTGAGATAATAAATACAGCAGTTGGGGAGAATGTGGTGATTACCCCAATCATTATTCCGGATCGCCCACATTTGTCGATCAATTGGATTTTTAATGAGATCACCATTCTTTATGGACCTCCGAGTGGAATTACAATATATCCACCGTACACTGACAGAGTCAGTCTGGACCCCACCACTTATGCTCTGGAGCTCAGGAGCCTGACTGAGAGTGATATTGGAACATATTCTCTGATTGTACAAACTCCGACAAAGATATTCAAAAGTAAAACCTCACTGCATGTGTTTG TGCCACCCTCCAATGTTATCATAGTACCAAGTAAAACAGAGCTGGttgaattcagcagcactgtgagtCTCGTCTGCTCTGCATCTGGCTCCTTTCTTACATTTATTTGGCTGAATGGCAGCTCTGAGGTAAGAGCAGGGGAGCGAGTTCAGCTAACAGACAACAACAGCAGTCTGACCATTACTAGTGGGATCAGATATGACACAGGCCCATACCAGTGTGAAGCATCCAGCATCTACGGCAAAGCAAGGAGTCCTCCATTGAAGCTCACCATTTACT ATGGTCCAGAAAATGTTGCTGTTGAAGCAGATCCAGTGAGACCCTTCTACAGCTCTGGGTCTAACCTCATACTGACCTGCTCAGCTGAGTCCAACCCTGCTGCTGAGTTTCAGTGGGCTGTGAATGGAGCAAAGCTTGGTGAAATGGGCCAAGAGATCAGACTGAGCAACATTCAGAGCAGTCAGAGTGGCAATTACACCTGCATCGCCTATAACAAGCAGAGCCTGAATTACTCCATGTCTGAACCCATCAGCATCACTGTACTAG AAAAAATATCTGGAGCAGCACTTACTGGACCAACAGATGATCTAATAGAAGATGTTTCCTCTGCTACATTATCCTGTAAGGCAAATGGAACCATCTACAGTGCTGAATGGATGAAAGATAATCAGAAACTGTCAGCTAGCGACAACATCACATTCTCGAATGATAACAGATCAGTGATGATCAGTCCGGTGAGTAGAAGAGACAGTGGTGAATACCAGTGTACACTCAGCAACCCCTTCAGCTCTGACACTGCAACATACAGAATGACTGTTAACT TTGGACCAGATAATGTGATAATTGATGGACCATTTGCAGTGGAGGAAGGAAATAAATTGACACTGTCTTGCCGTACTGAATCTACACCAAATGCCTCGTACAAATGGATGTTTAATGGGACTTTACCTGAAGTGAATACAGCTGTATTTACTGTGGAACAGGTCACCTCTGTGCACACTGGAAATTACACCTGCATTGCCTCCAATCCTGTAACCAGATGTAATGCCTCTGCATCCCATGTTTTGGAAGTAAAAG AAAAAGTCTCTATGGGTGGAGGTAGAGATTCACTGTCTGCAGGAGCTATAGCTGGGATTGGTTCTGGAGTTTTATTGGGTGTTGCTGGAATTGCTGGTTTGATTATCTGCTTTATTAAGCGCAAAATGAG GATAGAAAGAACCTCCAGAGGAAATAAGCAAAATCGAG atctcaatctgatcaagcatctgtgggatgtgctgcacaaacaagtccaatcaaTGGAGGCttcaccttgcaacttacaggacttaaaggatctgctgctgacgtcttggtgccagataccacagcacaccttcagaggtcttgtggagtccattcCTCGAtcggtcagagctgttttggtggcacaa CAACACAAACTGAAGAACAGCAT ACAGCAACATCTAATCCTGTCACACAAATCATTTATGCTGATGTGA
- the LOC128607834 gene encoding carcinoembryonic antigen-related cell adhesion molecule 5-like isoform X8, with amino-acid sequence MDLHAVCCSLLLLSCTGVCFGKELLLPEIINTAVGENVVITPIIIPDRPHLSINWIFNEITILYGPPSGITIYPPYTDRVSLDPTTYALELRSLTESDIGTYSLIVQTPTKIFKSKTSLHVFVPPSNVIIVPSKTELVEFSSTVSLVCSASGSFLTFIWLNGSSEVRAGERVQLTDNNSSLTITSGIRYDTGPYQCEASSIYGKARSPPLKLTIYYGPENVAVEADPVRPFYSSGSNLILTCSAESNPAAEFQWAVNGAKLGEMGQEIRLSNIQSSQSGNYTCIAYNKQSLNYSMSEPISITVLEKISGAALTGPTDDLIEDVSSATLSCKANGTIYSAEWMKDNQKLSASDNITFSNDNRSVMISPVSRRDSGEYQCTLSNPFSSDTATYRMTVNFGPDNVIIDGPFAVEEGNKLTLSCRTESTPNASYKWMFNGTLPEVNTAVFTVEQVTSVHTGNYTCIASNPVTRCNASASHVLEVKDTFIQSDLQLRK; translated from the exons ATGGATTTACACGCTGTGTGCTGCTCTCTGCTTCTGCTGTCATGTACAG GAGTATGTTTTGGAAAAGAGCTGTTATTACCTGAGATAATAAATACAGCAGTTGGGGAGAATGTGGTGATTACCCCAATCATTATTCCGGATCGCCCACATTTGTCGATCAATTGGATTTTTAATGAGATCACCATTCTTTATGGACCTCCGAGTGGAATTACAATATATCCACCGTACACTGACAGAGTCAGTCTGGACCCCACCACTTATGCTCTGGAGCTCAGGAGCCTGACTGAGAGTGATATTGGAACATATTCTCTGATTGTACAAACTCCGACAAAGATATTCAAAAGTAAAACCTCACTGCATGTGTTTG TGCCACCCTCCAATGTTATCATAGTACCAAGTAAAACAGAGCTGGttgaattcagcagcactgtgagtCTCGTCTGCTCTGCATCTGGCTCCTTTCTTACATTTATTTGGCTGAATGGCAGCTCTGAGGTAAGAGCAGGGGAGCGAGTTCAGCTAACAGACAACAACAGCAGTCTGACCATTACTAGTGGGATCAGATATGACACAGGCCCATACCAGTGTGAAGCATCCAGCATCTACGGCAAAGCAAGGAGTCCTCCATTGAAGCTCACCATTTACT ATGGTCCAGAAAATGTTGCTGTTGAAGCAGATCCAGTGAGACCCTTCTACAGCTCTGGGTCTAACCTCATACTGACCTGCTCAGCTGAGTCCAACCCTGCTGCTGAGTTTCAGTGGGCTGTGAATGGAGCAAAGCTTGGTGAAATGGGCCAAGAGATCAGACTGAGCAACATTCAGAGCAGTCAGAGTGGCAATTACACCTGCATCGCCTATAACAAGCAGAGCCTGAATTACTCCATGTCTGAACCCATCAGCATCACTGTACTAG AAAAAATATCTGGAGCAGCACTTACTGGACCAACAGATGATCTAATAGAAGATGTTTCCTCTGCTACATTATCCTGTAAGGCAAATGGAACCATCTACAGTGCTGAATGGATGAAAGATAATCAGAAACTGTCAGCTAGCGACAACATCACATTCTCGAATGATAACAGATCAGTGATGATCAGTCCGGTGAGTAGAAGAGACAGTGGTGAATACCAGTGTACACTCAGCAACCCCTTCAGCTCTGACACTGCAACATACAGAATGACTGTTAACT TTGGACCAGATAATGTGATAATTGATGGACCATTTGCAGTGGAGGAAGGAAATAAATTGACACTGTCTTGCCGTACTGAATCTACACCAAATGCCTCGTACAAATGGATGTTTAATGGGACTTTACCTGAAGTGAATACAGCTGTATTTACTGTGGAACAGGTCACCTCTGTGCACACTGGAAATTACACCTGCATTGCCTCCAATCCTGTAACCAGATGTAATGCCTCTGCATCCCATGTTTTGGAAGTAAAAG acactttcatccaaagtgacttacaattgaggaaataa
- the LOC128607834 gene encoding carcinoembryonic antigen-related cell adhesion molecule 5-like isoform X3, which produces MDLHAVCCSLLLLSCTGVCFGKELLLPEIINTAVGENVVITPIIIPDRPHLSINWIFNEITILYGPPSGITIYPPYTDRVSLDPTTYALELRSLTESDIGTYSLIVQTPTKIFKSKTSLHVFVPPSNVIIVPSKTELVEFSSTVSLVCSASGSFLTFIWLNGSSEVRAGERVQLTDNNSSLTITSGIRYDTGPYQCEASSIYGKARSPPLKLTIYYGPENVAVEADPVRPFYSSGSNLILTCSAESNPAAEFQWAVNGAKLGEMGQEIRLSNIQSSQSGNYTCIAYNKQSLNYSMSEPISITVLEKISGAALTGPTDDLIEDVSSATLSCKANGTIYSAEWMKDNQKLSASDNITFSNDNRSVMISPVSRRDSGEYQCTLSNPFSSDTATYRMTVNFGPDNVIIDGPFAVEEGNKLTLSCRTESTPNASYKWMFNGTLPEVNTAVFTVEQVTSVHTGNYTCIASNPVTRCNASASHVLEVKEKVSMGGGRDSLSAGAIAGIGSGVLLGVAGIAGLIICFIKRKMRIERTSRGNKQNRDLNLIKHLWDVLHKQVQSMEASPCNLQDLKDLLLTSWCQIPQHTFRGLVESIPRSQHKLKNSMSGTIQTSAIFGTIKGSKE; this is translated from the exons ATGGATTTACACGCTGTGTGCTGCTCTCTGCTTCTGCTGTCATGTACAG GAGTATGTTTTGGAAAAGAGCTGTTATTACCTGAGATAATAAATACAGCAGTTGGGGAGAATGTGGTGATTACCCCAATCATTATTCCGGATCGCCCACATTTGTCGATCAATTGGATTTTTAATGAGATCACCATTCTTTATGGACCTCCGAGTGGAATTACAATATATCCACCGTACACTGACAGAGTCAGTCTGGACCCCACCACTTATGCTCTGGAGCTCAGGAGCCTGACTGAGAGTGATATTGGAACATATTCTCTGATTGTACAAACTCCGACAAAGATATTCAAAAGTAAAACCTCACTGCATGTGTTTG TGCCACCCTCCAATGTTATCATAGTACCAAGTAAAACAGAGCTGGttgaattcagcagcactgtgagtCTCGTCTGCTCTGCATCTGGCTCCTTTCTTACATTTATTTGGCTGAATGGCAGCTCTGAGGTAAGAGCAGGGGAGCGAGTTCAGCTAACAGACAACAACAGCAGTCTGACCATTACTAGTGGGATCAGATATGACACAGGCCCATACCAGTGTGAAGCATCCAGCATCTACGGCAAAGCAAGGAGTCCTCCATTGAAGCTCACCATTTACT ATGGTCCAGAAAATGTTGCTGTTGAAGCAGATCCAGTGAGACCCTTCTACAGCTCTGGGTCTAACCTCATACTGACCTGCTCAGCTGAGTCCAACCCTGCTGCTGAGTTTCAGTGGGCTGTGAATGGAGCAAAGCTTGGTGAAATGGGCCAAGAGATCAGACTGAGCAACATTCAGAGCAGTCAGAGTGGCAATTACACCTGCATCGCCTATAACAAGCAGAGCCTGAATTACTCCATGTCTGAACCCATCAGCATCACTGTACTAG AAAAAATATCTGGAGCAGCACTTACTGGACCAACAGATGATCTAATAGAAGATGTTTCCTCTGCTACATTATCCTGTAAGGCAAATGGAACCATCTACAGTGCTGAATGGATGAAAGATAATCAGAAACTGTCAGCTAGCGACAACATCACATTCTCGAATGATAACAGATCAGTGATGATCAGTCCGGTGAGTAGAAGAGACAGTGGTGAATACCAGTGTACACTCAGCAACCCCTTCAGCTCTGACACTGCAACATACAGAATGACTGTTAACT TTGGACCAGATAATGTGATAATTGATGGACCATTTGCAGTGGAGGAAGGAAATAAATTGACACTGTCTTGCCGTACTGAATCTACACCAAATGCCTCGTACAAATGGATGTTTAATGGGACTTTACCTGAAGTGAATACAGCTGTATTTACTGTGGAACAGGTCACCTCTGTGCACACTGGAAATTACACCTGCATTGCCTCCAATCCTGTAACCAGATGTAATGCCTCTGCATCCCATGTTTTGGAAGTAAAAG AAAAAGTCTCTATGGGTGGAGGTAGAGATTCACTGTCTGCAGGAGCTATAGCTGGGATTGGTTCTGGAGTTTTATTGGGTGTTGCTGGAATTGCTGGTTTGATTATCTGCTTTATTAAGCGCAAAATGAG GATAGAAAGAACCTCCAGAGGAAATAAGCAAAATCGAG atctcaatctgatcaagcatctgtgggatgtgctgcacaaacaagtccaatcaaTGGAGGCttcaccttgcaacttacaggacttaaaggatctgctgctgacgtcttggtgccagataccacagcacaccttcagaggtcttgtggagtccattcCTCGAtcg CAACACAAACTGAAGAACAGCAT GAGTGGTACTATCCAGACGTCAGCCATCTTCGGTACAATCAAAGGCAGCAAGGAATAG
- the LOC128607834 gene encoding carcinoembryonic antigen-related cell adhesion molecule 5-like isoform X6 codes for MDLHAVCCSLLLLSCTGVCFGKELLLPEIINTAVGENVVITPIIIPDRPHLSINWIFNEITILYGPPSGITIYPPYTDRVSLDPTTYALELRSLTESDIGTYSLIVQTPTKIFKSKTSLHVFVPPSNVIIVPSKTELVEFSSTVSLVCSASGSFLTFIWLNGSSEVRAGERVQLTDNNSSLTITSGIRYDTGPYQCEASSIYGKARSPPLKLTIYYGPENVAVEADPVRPFYSSGSNLILTCSAESNPAAEFQWAVNGAKLGEMGQEIRLSNIQSSQSGNYTCIAYNKQSLNYSMSEPISITVLEKISGAALTGPTDDLIEDVSSATLSCKANGTIYSAEWMKDNQKLSASDNITFSNDNRSVMISPVSRRDSGEYQCTLSNPFSSDTATYRMTVNFGPDNVIIDGPFAVEEGNKLTLSCRTESTPNASYKWMFNGTLPEVNTAVFTVEQVTSVHTGNYTCIASNPVTRCNASASHVLEVKEKVSMGGGRDSLSAGAIAGIGSGVLLGVAGIAGLIICFIKRKMRIERTSRGNKQNRATQTEEQHTATSNPVTQIIYADVSEATALDVDHTDQGCQSTAKK; via the exons ATGGATTTACACGCTGTGTGCTGCTCTCTGCTTCTGCTGTCATGTACAG GAGTATGTTTTGGAAAAGAGCTGTTATTACCTGAGATAATAAATACAGCAGTTGGGGAGAATGTGGTGATTACCCCAATCATTATTCCGGATCGCCCACATTTGTCGATCAATTGGATTTTTAATGAGATCACCATTCTTTATGGACCTCCGAGTGGAATTACAATATATCCACCGTACACTGACAGAGTCAGTCTGGACCCCACCACTTATGCTCTGGAGCTCAGGAGCCTGACTGAGAGTGATATTGGAACATATTCTCTGATTGTACAAACTCCGACAAAGATATTCAAAAGTAAAACCTCACTGCATGTGTTTG TGCCACCCTCCAATGTTATCATAGTACCAAGTAAAACAGAGCTGGttgaattcagcagcactgtgagtCTCGTCTGCTCTGCATCTGGCTCCTTTCTTACATTTATTTGGCTGAATGGCAGCTCTGAGGTAAGAGCAGGGGAGCGAGTTCAGCTAACAGACAACAACAGCAGTCTGACCATTACTAGTGGGATCAGATATGACACAGGCCCATACCAGTGTGAAGCATCCAGCATCTACGGCAAAGCAAGGAGTCCTCCATTGAAGCTCACCATTTACT ATGGTCCAGAAAATGTTGCTGTTGAAGCAGATCCAGTGAGACCCTTCTACAGCTCTGGGTCTAACCTCATACTGACCTGCTCAGCTGAGTCCAACCCTGCTGCTGAGTTTCAGTGGGCTGTGAATGGAGCAAAGCTTGGTGAAATGGGCCAAGAGATCAGACTGAGCAACATTCAGAGCAGTCAGAGTGGCAATTACACCTGCATCGCCTATAACAAGCAGAGCCTGAATTACTCCATGTCTGAACCCATCAGCATCACTGTACTAG AAAAAATATCTGGAGCAGCACTTACTGGACCAACAGATGATCTAATAGAAGATGTTTCCTCTGCTACATTATCCTGTAAGGCAAATGGAACCATCTACAGTGCTGAATGGATGAAAGATAATCAGAAACTGTCAGCTAGCGACAACATCACATTCTCGAATGATAACAGATCAGTGATGATCAGTCCGGTGAGTAGAAGAGACAGTGGTGAATACCAGTGTACACTCAGCAACCCCTTCAGCTCTGACACTGCAACATACAGAATGACTGTTAACT TTGGACCAGATAATGTGATAATTGATGGACCATTTGCAGTGGAGGAAGGAAATAAATTGACACTGTCTTGCCGTACTGAATCTACACCAAATGCCTCGTACAAATGGATGTTTAATGGGACTTTACCTGAAGTGAATACAGCTGTATTTACTGTGGAACAGGTCACCTCTGTGCACACTGGAAATTACACCTGCATTGCCTCCAATCCTGTAACCAGATGTAATGCCTCTGCATCCCATGTTTTGGAAGTAAAAG AAAAAGTCTCTATGGGTGGAGGTAGAGATTCACTGTCTGCAGGAGCTATAGCTGGGATTGGTTCTGGAGTTTTATTGGGTGTTGCTGGAATTGCTGGTTTGATTATCTGCTTTATTAAGCGCAAAATGAG GATAGAAAGAACCTCCAGAGGAAATAAGCAAAATCGAG CAACACAAACTGAAGAACAGCAT ACAGCAACATCTAATCCTGTCACACAAATCATTTATGCTGATGTGAGTGAAGCAACAGCATTAGATGTGGACCACACTGACCAAGGCTGCCAGTCGACTGCTAAAAAGTAA